In Alkaliphilus flagellatus, one DNA window encodes the following:
- a CDS encoding MalY/PatB family protein: MKYDFDEIVDRSNNRAAKYDERVGKFGTSEVIPLWIADMDFRTAQPIIDACKRKAEEGIWGYTSRPDSYFKAVQEWEKRRNRWDVDVSLMSWSLGVVPALSTIVKIFTHTGDKILIQTPVYSEFYDVTEAWERVVVENQLVEKNGKWYIDFEDFEKKAKECKIFFLCNPHNPLGIVWEPEELKRMAEICIANDVLLVSDEIHSDLIFNGKKHTPTATLSKEIAEKIITCVSATKTFNLAGLQASTTIFPNEQVKQKFDRFWMNMDIHRNNAFSSVAMEAAYNEGEEWLTQLLAYVSENFDFIKKYFDENIPKIKPNVPDATYLVWLDCRELGMSNEELRDFMIQKAGLGLNEGCSFGRSLSGYMRLNAACPRSILEQALKQLKEAVDKL; this comes from the coding sequence ATGAAATATGATTTTGATGAAATTGTTGACCGCAGCAATAACCGTGCTGCAAAGTATGATGAACGGGTGGGAAAATTCGGTACAAGTGAAGTGATTCCTTTGTGGATTGCGGATATGGATTTCAGAACTGCTCAGCCAATCATCGATGCTTGCAAAAGGAAAGCTGAGGAAGGCATCTGGGGTTATACTTCCAGGCCGGACAGCTACTTTAAGGCCGTACAGGAATGGGAAAAAAGGAGGAATCGATGGGATGTTGATGTATCCCTGATGAGCTGGAGCTTAGGAGTTGTTCCTGCATTATCGACTATTGTTAAAATTTTCACCCACACCGGCGACAAAATTTTGATTCAGACTCCGGTTTATTCAGAGTTTTATGATGTCACAGAGGCTTGGGAACGAGTAGTGGTAGAAAATCAGTTGGTAGAAAAAAATGGAAAATGGTATATTGATTTTGAGGACTTTGAAAAAAAGGCAAAAGAGTGTAAGATTTTTTTTCTGTGTAATCCTCACAATCCCCTTGGCATTGTATGGGAGCCGGAGGAATTAAAAAGGATGGCGGAAATCTGTATTGCAAATGATGTTCTTCTAGTGTCAGACGAGATACACTCAGATTTAATTTTCAACGGAAAGAAGCATACGCCTACAGCAACACTTTCCAAAGAAATTGCAGAAAAAATCATTACCTGTGTATCTGCAACTAAAACTTTCAATCTAGCAGGTCTTCAGGCTTCTACGACTATCTTTCCAAATGAACAGGTGAAGCAGAAGTTTGACCGTTTTTGGATGAATATGGATATTCACAGAAACAATGCTTTCAGCTCAGTAGCCATGGAAGCAGCTTACAATGAAGGCGAAGAGTGGTTGACACAGCTGCTTGCTTACGTCTCAGAGAACTTTGATTTTATTAAGAAATATTTTGATGAAAACATTCCAAAAATCAAACCCAATGTTCCAGATGCTACATATTTGGTTTGGCTGGACTGTCGGGAATTAGGCATGAGCAATGAAGAGCTCCGTGACTTCATGATTCAGAAGGCTGGTTTAGGCTTAAATGAAGGATGCAGCTTTGGACGTAGCCTTTCCGGTTACATGAGACTTAATGCAGCATGTCCGCGCTCTATACTGGAACAGGCATTGAAACAATTAAAAGAAGCAGTTGATAAATTATAA
- a CDS encoding dicarboxylate/amino acid:cation symporter gives MDKKQIWKNYRFPLILLGGIITGAVLGVILGEKATVFAPLGDIFINLMFTIVVPMVFVSIATAVGSMLNMKRLGKILGSMVLTFVVTGCFAAVLVLTVVNIWPPAANTAITMGSAEMQESASISSMIVGSLTVDDFSGLMSRKNMLPIIVFAIISGLAVSACGGEESHVGQLLGNLNRVIMKIVEMIMKLAPIGLGAYFANLIGEFGPQLIGDYGRTMLIYYPMCLVYGVVFYPAYAYFAGGRLGVKKMVQNIFNPAITAFATQSSVATLPVNMEACKNIGVPEDISNIVLPMGATMHMDGSVLSAITKIAFLFGVFQMPFTGVGTYAMAVLVAILSAFVLSGAPGGGLVGEMLIVSLFGFPWEAFPLVATIGFLVDPAATCLNASGDTIASMIVARLVEGKNWLLKTEKSKI, from the coding sequence ATGGATAAAAAGCAAATATGGAAGAATTATCGATTTCCTCTCATTTTGCTTGGGGGGATTATTACAGGAGCTGTACTGGGTGTTATTTTGGGGGAAAAGGCAACAGTATTTGCGCCTTTGGGGGATATTTTCATTAATTTAATGTTTACTATCGTAGTTCCGATGGTATTTGTTTCAATCGCAACTGCTGTAGGCAGTATGCTGAACATGAAACGTCTGGGTAAAATTCTAGGAAGTATGGTGCTGACCTTTGTGGTAACCGGATGCTTCGCAGCAGTTCTGGTCCTGACGGTTGTCAATATCTGGCCGCCAGCAGCGAATACTGCAATTACAATGGGAAGCGCAGAGATGCAGGAGAGTGCAAGCATCAGCTCCATGATTGTAGGCTCTTTGACGGTTGACGATTTTTCTGGTCTTATGAGCCGTAAAAACATGCTGCCGATTATTGTATTTGCTATCATTTCCGGTCTGGCTGTATCTGCCTGCGGTGGAGAAGAAAGCCATGTAGGTCAGTTATTAGGAAACCTGAATAGGGTCATTATGAAGATTGTGGAAATGATTATGAAGCTAGCTCCTATTGGATTGGGCGCTTATTTTGCAAACCTGATTGGTGAGTTTGGTCCTCAGCTGATTGGGGATTATGGACGTACGATGCTGATCTATTATCCGATGTGTCTTGTTTATGGAGTGGTTTTCTACCCGGCTTATGCATATTTTGCCGGAGGAAGGCTGGGAGTAAAGAAAATGGTTCAGAACATTTTCAATCCTGCAATTACTGCATTTGCCACACAAAGTTCTGTAGCTACCCTGCCTGTTAATATGGAAGCCTGTAAAAATATTGGAGTACCGGAGGATATTTCTAACATTGTTCTGCCTATGGGAGCTACCATGCATATGGATGGTTCTGTACTTTCGGCCATAACGAAAATTGCTTTCCTGTTTGGTGTGTTCCAAATGCCGTTTACAGGAGTGGGGACCTATGCCATGGCTGTCTTGGTAGCAATTTTAAGTGCATTTGTATTATCTGGTGCTCCAGGTGGTGGTCTGGTAGGGGAAATGCTGATTGTCAGTCTCTTTGGTTTCCCATGGGAAGCATTCCCGTTAGTTGCCACCATCGGATTTTTGGTGGACCCAGCAGCTACCTGCCTCAATGCGTCAGGTGATACCATTGCCTCCATGATTGTTGCACGTTTGGTGGAAGGCAAGAATTGGCTGTTAAAGACAGAGAAAAGTAAAATATAA
- a CDS encoding RidA family protein: MKILETTKAPGAIGPYSQGYEINGIVYTSGQILVKVKTLLRGVLCEIEAIAVK, translated from the coding sequence ATGAAAATTCTTGAAACAACAAAAGCGCCTGGAGCTATCGGACCATACTCTCAGGGCTATGAAATAAACGGGATTGTTTATACTTCCGGCCAGATTCTGGTTAAAGTAAAGACCCTTCTAAGGGGCGTACTATGTGAAATTGAAGCAATCGCTGTAAAATAA
- a CDS encoding Rid family detoxifying hydrolase, with amino-acid sequence MKIIVIGSHLCPDTLAALNKLSAAGADIDFKDILSCHADLKEYLKLRDTNDLYDEIRGTESLGIPCFVLENNELTMDIKKALEDSEKDLEDMKRKEEEHMKILETTKAPGAIGPYSQGYEINGIVYTSGQIPVNSENGEIAEGIAEQAKQSCENVGAILEAAGTGFEKVFKTTCFLSDMGDFAIFNEVYAKYFVSKPARSCVAVKTLPKGVLCEIEAIAVK; translated from the coding sequence ATGAAAATTATTGTAATTGGAAGCCATCTTTGCCCAGATACCTTAGCTGCATTAAACAAGCTTTCTGCTGCTGGAGCAGATATTGATTTTAAGGATATCCTGTCCTGCCATGCAGATTTAAAGGAATATTTAAAACTGAGAGATACTAATGATCTTTACGATGAAATCAGAGGAACAGAAAGCCTAGGAATTCCATGCTTTGTTTTAGAAAACAATGAATTGACCATGGATATCAAAAAGGCTCTGGAGGACTCAGAAAAAGACCTAGAAGACATGAAAAGAAAGGAAGAAGAACACATGAAAATTCTTGAAACAACAAAAGCGCCTGGAGCTATCGGACCATACTCTCAGGGCTATGAAATAAACGGGATTGTTTACACTTCCGGCCAGATTCCGGTTAATTCGGAAAATGGAGAAATAGCGGAGGGAATTGCAGAACAAGCAAAACAAAGCTGTGAAAATGTAGGCGCCATCCTGGAAGCGGCAGGCACCGGATTTGAAAAAGTATTTAAGACTACCTGCTTTCTGTCGGATATGGGAGATTTCGCAATTTTTAATGAGGTTTATGCAAAATATTTCGTATCAAAGCCAGCCCGCAGTTGTGTAGCAGTAAAGACCCTTCCAAAGGGTGTATTATGTGAAATTGAAGCAATCGCTGTAAAATAA
- a CDS encoding sigma 54-interacting transcriptional regulator, producing MKKTISVVAFDSKAGEFYAKEINELFGEYVKIASYSVSDGSAMGALPKADLFAISTDAYGSAEEVARHVPIDSQTMGIEVSYRWSTLQNLSMIPKGTRALFVNLTDTMAREAIAQLQQLGINHIRFIPFYPGAVLEEPVDMAVTPEEERYVPQSVKKVLNIGHRSCTSGMMIEIALRLGLEQLLDTKKFQNYFQAMATNNYSFNQIYARSRRLESQFHILMEILDEGLIGVNEKGEIFACNKKACQIAKIEENLVLGRCGEKVFPYIPFYSALKDKKEISPKVIKLGGVNVSIAVIPVLRQKECIGAFATLQEFSELESKQNELRSQLLKKGHCAKYTFDDVIGESDCICRTKEILKRMAATESPVLIAGETGTGKELLAHAVHCASKRSKGPFIAINVAAMPENLLESELFGYEEGAFTGAKKGGRPGLFEFAHGGTLFLDEVEGMSQAMQVKLLRVLQEGEIMRVGGSGIISVDVRIVAATNESLDQKVEKGSFRKDLYYRLNTLTVVVPLLREREEDVFLLMEYFKEELRGDFKLSEEVKDFLHQYSWPGNIRELHNTVEYFVYTGKQVIEIDDLPPTIFHGRTSRPVNVEKKEILQEVVSPFWFVLEQLYMAAERNEFIGRDKLMMEAKKQHLLLSQKEIRDILKDMEEKGFVKIRKGRGGSRLTLKGREYWQSRDMCH from the coding sequence ATGAAAAAAACGATATCTGTAGTGGCTTTTGATTCCAAAGCCGGAGAGTTTTATGCAAAAGAAATCAATGAACTGTTTGGAGAATATGTAAAAATAGCATCCTACAGTGTGAGCGACGGGTCTGCCATGGGAGCGTTGCCTAAGGCAGATTTATTTGCGATTTCAACAGATGCATATGGTTCCGCAGAAGAGGTGGCCCGTCATGTTCCTATAGACAGCCAGACCATGGGAATTGAGGTTTCCTACCGATGGAGTACGCTGCAAAACCTCAGTATGATACCAAAGGGAACCCGGGCGCTTTTTGTAAATTTGACGGATACCATGGCCCGGGAGGCTATTGCACAGCTGCAGCAGCTGGGGATAAACCATATTCGTTTTATTCCATTTTATCCAGGTGCTGTTTTGGAAGAGCCGGTGGATATGGCTGTAACGCCGGAGGAGGAGAGATATGTACCTCAGAGCGTAAAGAAGGTTTTAAATATCGGCCACCGTTCCTGTACCTCTGGGATGATGATTGAGATTGCCTTGCGTCTGGGACTTGAACAGCTGCTGGATACGAAAAAATTCCAGAATTATTTCCAGGCAATGGCAACGAATAATTACAGCTTTAATCAGATATACGCCCGTTCTAGAAGACTGGAAAGCCAGTTCCATATTTTGATGGAAATATTGGATGAGGGACTGATAGGCGTTAATGAAAAGGGTGAAATCTTTGCATGCAACAAGAAAGCCTGCCAGATTGCAAAGATTGAGGAGAATCTTGTCCTTGGCAGGTGCGGGGAAAAAGTATTTCCGTATATTCCCTTTTATAGCGCCTTGAAGGATAAGAAAGAAATTTCGCCTAAAGTGATTAAGTTGGGCGGCGTAAACGTAAGTATTGCAGTTATACCGGTTCTGCGGCAAAAGGAATGCATCGGTGCATTTGCTACCCTGCAGGAATTTAGTGAGCTGGAATCCAAACAGAATGAGTTAAGAAGCCAGCTGCTGAAAAAGGGTCATTGCGCCAAGTACACCTTTGATGATGTAATCGGAGAGTCAGATTGTATCTGCCGGACGAAGGAGATTTTAAAACGGATGGCGGCTACCGAAAGTCCTGTTTTAATTGCAGGTGAAACAGGAACGGGAAAAGAACTGCTGGCTCATGCGGTGCATTGTGCATCTAAGCGAAGTAAGGGTCCTTTTATCGCCATTAATGTGGCAGCCATGCCGGAAAATCTTCTGGAAAGCGAGCTTTTCGGCTATGAAGAGGGTGCATTTACCGGTGCGAAAAAAGGAGGACGTCCCGGACTGTTTGAATTTGCCCATGGCGGTACCTTATTCCTAGATGAAGTAGAAGGTATGAGTCAGGCCATGCAGGTAAAGCTCCTGAGAGTTCTGCAGGAAGGCGAAATCATGCGTGTAGGCGGCAGCGGAATCATAAGTGTTGATGTAAGAATTGTTGCAGCAACCAATGAATCCCTGGATCAGAAGGTGGAGAAAGGAAGCTTCCGAAAGGACTTGTATTACCGCCTGAATACTTTGACGGTTGTAGTACCGCTGCTACGGGAACGGGAAGAGGATGTTTTTCTTTTGATGGAGTATTTTAAAGAGGAGCTCCGGGGTGACTTTAAGTTATCCGAGGAGGTGAAAGACTTTCTGCATCAGTATTCCTGGCCGGGAAATATCCGAGAACTGCATAACACAGTGGAATACTTTGTTTATACCGGGAAACAGGTGATTGAGATAGATGATTTACCGCCTACTATTTTCCATGGCCGGACATCCAGACCGGTGAATGTGGAGAAGAAGGAGATACTGCAGGAGGTGGTTTCGCCCTTCTGGTTCGTTCTGGAACAGCTTTATATGGCAGCGGAGCGGAATGAGTTTATCGGAAGAGATAAATTGATGATGGAGGCGAAGAAGCAGCATCTTCTATTGTCGCAAAAGGAGATTCGGGATATTTTAAAGGACATGGAGGAAAAGGGTTTTGTAAAAATCAGAAAAGGAAGAGGCGGCAGCAGACTTACCCTGAAGGGAAGGGAATACTGGCAGAGCCGGGATATGTGTCATTGA
- a CDS encoding PadR family transcriptional regulator, protein MDIQLKKGLLEFCVLTVLRKSDSYGYQIVKDVSDCIEISESTLYPILKRLESNAYLETYSVEHNSRLRKYYRITEKGKNHINEFLNDWQQVMNIYHFIKGGNESE, encoded by the coding sequence ATGGATATTCAATTAAAAAAGGGTTTATTGGAATTTTGTGTTCTTACAGTATTGAGAAAATCTGATTCGTATGGTTATCAAATTGTAAAAGATGTTTCTGATTGTATTGAAATTTCAGAATCTACATTGTACCCGATATTAAAGCGTCTAGAATCAAACGCATACCTTGAAACATATTCTGTAGAACATAATAGTAGATTACGTAAATATTATCGAATTACAGAAAAAGGGAAAAACCACATAAATGAATTTTTAAATGATTGGCAACAAGTTATGAATATTTATCATTTTATAAAAGGGGGTAACGAGAGTGAATAA
- a CDS encoding DUF1700 domain-containing protein — MNKLEFLNTLEKYLKCIEKQDRDKFIRYYEEMIEDYKEDGCKEVDAIKKVGNPRDIANTILSEQDDVIIKVPSTGSKVINKVLLILGFPLWGSLALSAILFLLSACIVMWSFPFVTGVSAISFFIGSLVSILGAPFVAIETIPVGIVQLGLGIAFMGLSILLALITTYLYKKLVGITKTFKLKLGRVINEKVVRIWE; from the coding sequence GTGAATAAATTAGAATTTTTAAATACATTAGAAAAATATCTAAAATGTATAGAAAAACAAGATCGTGATAAATTTATTAGATATTATGAGGAAATGATTGAAGACTATAAAGAAGATGGATGCAAAGAAGTAGATGCAATCAAAAAAGTAGGTAATCCAAGAGATATAGCCAATACTATTTTATCGGAGCAAGATGATGTGATTATTAAAGTGCCATCAACTGGGAGTAAAGTTATAAATAAAGTATTATTAATTTTAGGATTCCCATTATGGGGGTCTTTAGCATTATCAGCGATTTTATTTCTTTTATCTGCTTGTATTGTTATGTGGAGTTTTCCCTTCGTAACAGGGGTAAGTGCAATTTCATTTTTTATTGGATCTTTAGTTAGTATTTTGGGAGCACCATTTGTAGCGATAGAAACAATACCTGTGGGAATTGTTCAACTTGGATTAGGAATTGCTTTTATGGGATTGTCGATTTTGTTAGCATTAATTACTACTTACTTGTATAAAAAACTAGTTGGTATAACGAAAACATTCAAATTAAAATTAGGTAGAGTGATTAATGAGAAAGTGGTGAGGATATGGGAATAA
- a CDS encoding deoxyguanosinetriphosphate triphosphohydrolase, translating to MTLSIRHTTEQLEETTLSSFAQFSKNSKGRIIPEKECDIRTIYQRDRDRIIHCKSFRSLKEKTQVFIVKNDFFRTRLTHTLEVNQIARTIARALRLNEDLVEAIALGHDLGHTCFGHRGEDVLDRLSGRFRHNEQSLRVVDTLERDGRGLNLTFEVRDGILNHTGPKEPLTLEGKLVRKVDRITYLCHDIQDSMNADILKIEDLPSIVLKRLGSSHSERINTFVIDVINETNKNLKEGINIDIYQSDEILEAMNILRNFMFKNVYYGEVCSEEKKKAEFIVESLYTYFLSHPKEMPIKYYGNISKDGLKRSVTDFIATCTDSHAIEIFHEKFIPSKK from the coding sequence ATGACTCTATCTATTAGACATACTACAGAACAATTAGAGGAAACTACACTTTCATCCTTTGCTCAGTTTAGCAAAAATAGTAAAGGTAGAATAATACCAGAAAAAGAATGTGATATTCGTACGATATACCAAAGGGATAGAGATAGAATAATTCATTGTAAATCCTTTAGAAGCCTTAAAGAAAAAACTCAGGTGTTTATTGTAAAAAATGATTTTTTTAGAACTAGACTAACTCATACATTAGAAGTTAATCAAATTGCACGTACTATTGCTAGAGCATTAAGATTAAATGAGGACTTAGTAGAGGCCATTGCACTAGGTCATGATTTAGGTCATACATGCTTTGGACATAGAGGTGAAGACGTGCTAGATAGGTTGAGTGGCAGATTTAGACATAACGAGCAGAGTCTTAGAGTGGTAGATACTTTAGAGAGAGATGGTAGAGGTTTAAATTTAACATTCGAAGTTAGAGATGGAATATTAAACCATACAGGACCAAAAGAGCCACTAACGCTAGAAGGGAAATTAGTAAGGAAAGTAGATCGTATCACCTATTTATGTCACGATATTCAAGATAGTATGAATGCTGATATTCTTAAAATAGAAGATTTACCATCCATTGTATTGAAAAGGCTTGGTAGTAGCCATAGTGAAAGAATTAATACATTTGTAATTGATGTTATTAATGAAACGAATAAAAATCTTAAAGAAGGTATAAATATAGATATTTATCAAAGTGATGAAATTTTAGAAGCAATGAACATATTAAGAAACTTTATGTTTAAAAATGTATATTATGGTGAAGTGTGTTCTGAAGAAAAAAAGAAAGCAGAATTTATTGTCGAATCTTTGTATACTTATTTTTTAAGTCATCCTAAGGAAATGCCCATAAAATATTATGGTAACATTAGCAAAGACGGTTTAAAAAGAAGCGTAACTGACTTTATAGCAACATGTACAGACTCCCATGCAATTGAAATTTTTCATGAAAAATTTATTCCTTCTAAGAAATAA
- the dnaG gene encoding DNA primase → MENFFPEELINEVKDSNEIIDVISQYIQVKSVGSSYKALCPFHSENTPSFIINREKQIYKCFGCGEGGDVVRFIMKIENLDFIESVRLLAKRANIEIKSTESSEEVKRQIKEKNLCYEINRKVGLYFYRNLTKKPNPALEYLVNRGLNPKTLASFGLGYAINSWDNLILYLQREGYQLSDIQKCGLIRPNKQNGYYDYFRNRIMFPIFNIRGDVVGFGGRVMDNSLPKYLNSPETKIFNKSNILYGLNFARKNINNRQMILVEGYMDVIALHQAGFKNVVASLGTSLTKYHGQLLKKYCDEVIICFDGDTAGIKATMRSVDILNEVECQFRIMTLPEGKDPDDFIKFYGYEAFKEQINNAISLIDYKILLAKNKYSSNTIEDKVKLAKRIAVIIRDIKSPIEKEAYIEKAANETSISKEAIKLEVLGKSKNISMNRNNVKYSSNYKRDNKYIEIIPLVEQKGHIIAEKQLIKFMLTDNKLIQHILNSISVEDFSVWSHQEIVAYLADNVESIDEKQIEETLPHLKEDIKQILSTDIKYIELNNTLAKYVINLKKYKLLYDIKRLEEEQNSIMKDSNLTKEEVESKLLNIGMEIVRKNVQIQKLKA, encoded by the coding sequence ATGGAGAATTTTTTTCCCGAAGAGTTAATTAATGAAGTAAAAGACAGTAATGAGATTATAGATGTAATTTCGCAATATATACAAGTTAAATCAGTAGGATCTTCTTACAAAGCCCTATGTCCTTTTCATAGTGAAAACACACCTTCCTTTATTATAAATCGTGAAAAGCAAATTTACAAATGCTTTGGCTGTGGCGAAGGTGGCGATGTGGTTCGCTTTATTATGAAAATTGAAAACTTAGACTTTATAGAATCTGTAAGACTATTAGCGAAACGAGCTAATATTGAAATTAAAAGTACAGAGTCTTCAGAAGAAGTAAAAAGACAAATAAAAGAAAAAAATCTTTGTTATGAAATTAATCGAAAAGTAGGACTATATTTCTATCGTAACTTGACTAAAAAGCCTAACCCTGCTTTAGAATATTTGGTAAATAGGGGATTAAATCCCAAAACCTTAGCAAGCTTTGGATTAGGTTATGCTATTAATAGCTGGGACAACCTTATTTTATACTTACAAAGGGAGGGTTATCAGTTAAGTGATATCCAAAAGTGTGGATTAATAAGACCAAATAAACAAAATGGATATTATGATTATTTTCGCAATCGTATAATGTTTCCTATATTCAATATACGTGGAGATGTGGTTGGTTTTGGTGGAAGGGTAATGGATAATTCCTTACCTAAATATTTAAATTCTCCAGAAACAAAAATATTTAATAAAAGCAATATACTTTACGGTTTAAATTTTGCTCGTAAAAATATTAATAACAGACAAATGATATTAGTAGAAGGATATATGGATGTAATAGCCCTGCATCAGGCAGGTTTTAAAAACGTAGTAGCCTCATTAGGCACATCCTTAACAAAATATCATGGTCAACTATTAAAAAAATATTGTGATGAAGTTATAATATGTTTTGATGGAGATACAGCAGGCATAAAAGCAACTATGAGGAGTGTTGATATACTAAATGAAGTAGAGTGTCAATTTAGAATTATGACTTTACCTGAAGGAAAAGATCCAGATGATTTCATAAAGTTTTATGGTTATGAAGCATTTAAGGAACAAATTAATAATGCAATTAGTCTAATAGATTATAAAATACTTTTAGCAAAAAATAAGTATTCTAGTAATACTATTGAAGATAAGGTAAAACTTGCAAAAAGGATTGCAGTTATTATAAGGGATATTAAAAGTCCAATAGAAAAAGAAGCTTACATTGAAAAGGCTGCAAATGAAACAAGCATCTCAAAAGAAGCTATAAAACTAGAAGTATTGGGTAAGTCTAAAAATATATCAATGAATAGAAATAACGTTAAGTATAGTTCAAACTACAAAAGGGATAATAAGTATATAGAAATAATTCCTTTAGTAGAACAAAAGGGACATATTATTGCAGAAAAACAGTTAATAAAATTTATGCTTACAGATAATAAACTAATACAACATATATTGAATAGTATCTCTGTGGAGGATTTTTCAGTTTGGAGCCATCAAGAAATAGTCGCATATTTAGCTGATAACGTGGAAAGTATTGATGAAAAGCAAATAGAAGAAACACTTCCTCATTTAAAAGAAGATATAAAGCAGATATTGTCAACTGATATTAAATACATTGAGTTAAATAATACATTGGCAAAATATGTTATTAACTTAAAGAAATATAAGTTACTTTACGATATAAAGAGATTAGAGGAAGAACAAAATAGTATTATGAAAGATTCAAATTTAACTAAGGAAGAGGTTGAGAGCAAGTTGCTAAATATAGGCATGGAAATAGTGAGAAAGAATGTACAAATACAAAAGCTGAAGGCGTAA
- the rpoD gene encoding RNA polymerase sigma factor RpoD, whose amino-acid sequence MDNIKDTKKQTIQKLIEKGKKRGMITYSEIMDALEDVDLDKDQIDEIYDHFATMGIDIVGDKEDTDEDIDIDESALEPEMEIEEHIEDDASLLKGVNIDDPVRMYLKEIGKVPLLSAEEEISLAKRMDAGDEEAKKKLVEANLRLVVSIAKRYVGRGMLFLDLIQEGNLGLIKAVEKFDYKKGFKFSTYATWWIRQAITRAIADQARTIRIPVHMVETINKLIRVSRQLLQELGRDPRPEEIAVEMDLSEDKVREILKIAQEPVSLETPIGEEEDSHLGDFIPDDDAPAPAEAAAFSLLKEQLVEVLDTLTPREQKVLRLRFGLDDGRARTLEEVGKKFDVTRERIRQIEAKALRKLRHPSRSKKLKDYLE is encoded by the coding sequence TTGGATAATATAAAAGATACAAAAAAACAGACAATTCAAAAGCTAATAGAAAAAGGTAAAAAGCGCGGTATGATTACCTATTCCGAAATTATGGATGCATTAGAGGATGTAGATTTAGATAAGGATCAAATAGATGAAATATATGATCACTTCGCTACAATGGGTATAGATATTGTAGGTGATAAGGAAGATACAGATGAAGACATAGATATTGATGAATCTGCATTAGAACCGGAGATGGAAATAGAAGAGCATATTGAAGATGATGCTAGTTTGCTAAAAGGGGTCAATATAGATGATCCTGTTAGGATGTATTTAAAAGAAATTGGTAAGGTGCCTTTATTATCTGCTGAAGAAGAAATTAGTCTAGCTAAAAGAATGGATGCAGGAGATGAAGAAGCAAAGAAAAAGTTAGTTGAAGCCAATTTAAGGTTAGTTGTAAGTATTGCAAAGAGATATGTAGGTAGAGGTATGCTCTTTTTAGATTTAATTCAAGAAGGAAATTTAGGACTTATTAAGGCTGTAGAAAAGTTTGACTATAAAAAGGGATTTAAGTTTAGTACCTATGCTACATGGTGGATACGTCAAGCAATTACAAGAGCAATAGCGGATCAAGCCCGAACTATTAGAATACCTGTCCATATGGTTGAAACAATTAATAAATTGATTCGTGTATCAAGACAGTTGTTACAAGAGTTAGGAAGAGACCCAAGACCAGAAGAAATTGCGGTTGAAATGGATCTTTCAGAGGACAAGGTTCGAGAGATACTTAAAATTGCTCAGGAACCAGTTTCTTTAGAAACACCTATTGGTGAAGAAGAAGATAGCCATTTAGGAGATTTTATTCCAGATGATGATGCACCAGCTCCAGCAGAGGCAGCAGCATTTTCATTATTGAAAGAGCAACTTGTTGAGGTATTGGATACACTAACACCTAGAGAGCAAAAAGTATTAAGATTACGTTTCGGATTAGATGATGGTAGAGCAAGAACCTTAGAAGAAGTAGGTAAAAAGTTTGATGTAACAAGAGAGAGAATAAGACAAATTGAAGCAAAAGCATTAAGAAAGCTAAGACACCCTAGTCGAAGTAAAAAATTAAAGGATTATTTAGAGTAA